One Glycine soja cultivar W05 chromosome 7, ASM419377v2, whole genome shotgun sequence genomic window, TGTGAAGGAGAAGTCCGTCCCTAAGGCATCAAAGTTAGGAAACTCAATGTCAAATATGTCCAATTCCTTTTCAGACTCAGATGTAGAAATCTCATTGGGCAATGGATTGTCCAATCTCCCAGGCACATCAGCAGCATCAAAGTTCAACCTGCTTCTAACATGATCCCTCTTACTTACCTTCTCTGAATTTGTCTTGACAGGAGAAATACAATGACTCATCTCTATGTAAGCCATCTGTTTTGCAGGGCTGACCATAACTCTCTTGGTGGAAATTACAGTGCAATGACTGGGTGTAACTGCACGGTTGCAAGTTGCAACTGAAGAAACCTCAGCAGGGGATATATGTGTATCACTGTGAGAAGATTTTGTTCTAGGAGGTGTCTTTGGAACTGGCGAATTACTTGGAACAGAAGTTGTAGACCGGTTGAATAAACATTTAGCAACATTGTATCCCTGAACCTGTGACTCCCTGGGTATGCATTTCTCTGATGAAGATTGAATGGTAGAAGGCTGAGCTACCATTGTATTATTGACAGCTTTATCAGATTGTTGCAGAGCATTTTGACCTGAAAATAGAGATAAGGCAAATGTATGTGATGATTTCATGAgattaaacaataattataacaGATGCACAAGTTGAGGTAACCATACCTTGAACAACAATTTTCCTACTGGATGATCTACCACGGGGTTTTTTAGCAGCTGAAGGAGCATCCACAGCTTTAGTATCCTTTCTCTTTCTGTCACAGACATTCAGCGTTGGTGTTGAGAAGTTTCCACCCTCAACATTTGAATTGCTAGATTGAGGCAATGGCGGTGCATTCGATTTGATTTGCACAGAAGTAGGATTACCTAATACAAAAGCAGCGACAATCACAATTGCAAACTAATGGAGGAACAGTTTGGAACAATTTCCAATCAAGCATGAAAATGAAGTACATCTTATTTTACACCTCATACTTCGTTGTACCATGCAAGTGTAAACTAATTTTCGTTCCAAAATTTCAACCATCTGACTTTTCACCTACTTAACCAAGCACATCCCGGGGACAAATTCCACTTCAATTGCAACTTAATGCAAAAAGGTTTTAATCAATTATGTTTAGTTTCAGAACTTGAGGCAGTTGATAATCATTTTTCAACATATTATCGAGTATGCTCATTCCTAGCTTAAACATGTATATGAAACATACTGAAACACCACCAAGTCAATCATAGTTCTTCACTCTCCTCTACTATAGATATCAATGATTCTCCATCACTCTTCAGGACCATAATCCAGGTAAGAAACCCAAATTGGAGGCTCCTAGCATGCATATACTATTTGTTGCcttaatttaatgtttataacaTAATTTGAGAATTGATTAATTGGTCAACTTGGGAATTTCTGCATCAGAGAACTTATAAAATTCTCCAAGAAGAATAATTATCAAACATAGAACCTGCACATATATTAAGGGGAAAAAAGGGAAGGGGGAGAGGTTGTACCTGGTTGAGATTTGTAACCAAATGTCGGTTGAGGAACCGTTACAACTGCAGATTTTGCAGCAGATGCGGGTGCAGGGAGGTTTCCACTAGCATTGTAAGCAGTCATTACATTATGCATGCCTTGCAACAGCATCTGAACCCGGTTCTTCTCTTGTTCTACTGCAGCCCGTTCCTGATTCAACATCACTTTCTGCTCCTTCAAGCAGATATACTCATCCAACATCTCCCCCAAAGTCAACAAAGTCTTTGGTGCCTAAAAAAACCCCAAATTTTTTCATCAATACCCAAAACCTAAAATACCCACATGAATAAATCTTCAACTAAACGGAGGAAAACAAAAGtactaaaaaattaagataaaaaaattacgaTCCAGATGGTCAAATCTTCACAATAGCCGAGAAAGCCAAAAGGGtcgggaaaaaaattaaaaatgagggACGAAAAATCCAAACTTTAGGATGAGAATCAAAGACCCAGATGATGAAATCTGTATAAAAACCGATGAAAACAAAATGTGTGGAAGAAGATACACAAGCATGCAGCAAAAACAAAAGGGTGAAGGGATACCTCATGAATGGGTGAATGGGAGATGAGAGAAGAAGCTTCGTTTCTGAAGGTGGAGCGAGtggaggagaagttgttgtcgcAGAGGTATCTGTCGACGATGAAAGCGATCTGAGTAGGGGTGACCTTGCCCTTCCCGAACACCTCTGGCTTTCTGGCTTTGGATTGCTTCCCCGCCATTGCTGTTACACTCAAATCAGATCAGATGAATTGGCGCTGCGTTAAAAAGGGTGCGGCAAAGGACGCGCGAGTTTTTTTGAACTGGGGCCTGAAACTAGGAGTTTTGGCGGTAATAAGCAAAACGTTCTCTGCCACagtcaaaagtcaaaaccttggACTCGGTgaggttaataataataataataaat contains:
- the LOC114419006 gene encoding uncharacterized protein LOC114419006, with translation MAGKQSKARKPEVFGKGKVTPTQIAFIVDRYLCDNNFSSTRSTFRNEASSLISHSPIHEAPKTLLTLGEMLDEYICLKEQKVMLNQERAAVEQEKNRVQMLLQGMHNVMTAYNASGNLPAPASAAKSAVVTVPQPTFGYKSQPGNPTSVQIKSNAPPLPQSSNSNVEGGNFSTPTLNVCDRKRKDTKAVDAPSAAKKPRGRSSSRKIVVQGQNALQQSDKAVNNTMVAQPSTIQSSSEKCIPRESQVQGYNVAKCLFNRSTTSVPSNSPVPKTPPRTKSSHSDTHISPAEVSSVATCNRAVTPSHCTVISTKRVMVSPAKQMAYIEMSHCISPVKTNSEKVSKRDHVRSRLNFDAADVPGRLDNPLPNEISTSESEKELDIFDIEFPNFDALGTDFSFTEMLNDLDFSCEGMDFSCHPTPSPSMDNASGSSHECNGNHATPELSTVAEVLCEKDMKILGPDCMTAMKSVTKNITVISPEKNRQ